AAAAAGTCTAATTTGTGTGCGAAATGCAAAAAAACCATGCTATTTTTGCACCACAAAAAATTACTCATACTTACAAACTTGTTGTAAATTGGTTAGTTTCTAACTACTATTAATGCTGGTGACAATGATTAGAAGTAAATTATGGGTCCTCACTACGTCGTTCATTTTGGTGTCAATGGTTGTAACGCAGCAATCAGTGGCACAAGAACAAGCTAAGGACACATTAAAACTTTCCTTTGGCGAGGCCATATTGCAAATGCAATCGGCCAACCAACTTATTCAAGCTGCCGATCAGGAGGTTAAGCAAAAGCAATATGAAAAGCAGGCAGCATGGGGGCTCTATATGCCAAAGGTTGAAATTACGGGAGCCTATACCCTACTCAATGATGACATTGGTTTAGATTTAAAGGAAACAAAACAGAACCTGCAGTCTGGGATTACCGACTTCTTTTCAACAATTCCACCTTCGGCAATAGGAGTCTTGCCACAGCCTTGGCCAACAATCATGTCTCAAATGCCCACACAGCTTGCCGGTGCCTTAAGCGCAATTCCCGACAAGTACGTTATCCAGCAAAAGCAGTTTGGAATGATTGCTGCCGGAGCCACGCTACCTATTTATGCTGGAGGAAAAATTCGAACGGCCAACAAGGCAGCCGAGGTTAAAGTTAATCAGGCAAAGGAAAAGGCAAGCGAACAGTCTGCCTCCTTAATTACTGAACTCACAACACGCTACTTTGGTCTTTGCCTTGCCGAAGACGTAATTGCTGTAAGACAGGAGGTGCTAGAAGGTATGAACCAGCACGTTCAGCAAGCGGAGAGTTTGGTTAAGAATGGAATGATTGCCGATGCCGAAAAGCTGCATGCCCAAGTTTATCAGGCCGAAGCATACAGAGCCCTGCAGGGATCCCAACGCGATGCCGATGTGGTGAGAGCTGCACTTGAAAGTACACTTGGAGCAACGGGACCAGTTGTGACCTCCTCCCCACTATTTTTGCCAACAAGCATTCAGGACTTGGATTACTTTAAGAAGCAAGCCTTGCAAAATAACTCTAAGCTGCGACAAGTGGCGGTTAATAAGCAGCTTGCCGACCTTAACCTTAAAGGTGAACTGGCCAACTACCTTCCCACCATTGCCCTTACAGGTACTAAGGATCTCTACAACAAAGATGTGACGAATCTTGTACCAGATTGGTTTGTGGCTGTTGGCGTGAAATACACACTTTTTGATGGATTAGCACGAACACGAAAGGTCCAGGCTGCTAAAAGTATCCAAAGGAGGGTTGTTGATATCCAAGAAAAAGCAGAAAATGATGTTCAAGTATTGATAACCAACCTTTACAGCCAACTACTGAAAACTAACGAACAGTTAGTTTCCATTGAAACAAGCCTGAAATTTTCGGAAGAATACTTACGAGTTCGCGAAAAGTCGTTCGGCGAAGGATATGCCACCTCCCTAGATGTAGTAGATGCCCAGCTTAACCTTTCGAAGGTAAAAATAGACCGGCTCAACTTAATTTACACCTACGACATTACCCTTGCTCAGCTGCTTGAGGCCAGCGGATTAAGTCAACAAATTCAAACATATCAAACCAACGCAATTCAGGAGCGCTATGAAAAAAAATAAGAGAAACCTGCTCGTCATTGCCGGTATTGTGGCCGGGATAATCATACTTACCATTGCAGGATGGATTTTGCTCAAGCCAGTTCCTCTTATGGTTCAGGGTGAGGTGGATGCCACGGAAATTAAGGTGGCATCGAAAATACCCGGCCGTATAGCTGAAATTTTGGTGAAGGAGGGACAAGCCGTAAGAAAAGGGGATACGCTAATTATCATCAACAGCCCCGAAATTAGGGCCAAAATGGAGCAGGCTCGCGCTGCCCAAAAGGCCGCAGGAGCTCAACGCGATAAAGCCGATAAAGGAGCTCGTCCTCAGGAAGTAGAAGCAGCATTTAACATGTGGCAGAAGGCTAAAGCAGGCTCAGAACTTGCAAGTAAAACATACCAGCGAGTAAAAAATCTATACAACGATGGTGTAGTGCCGCTTCAAAAACTAGATGAGGCTGAGGCAAATATGAAAGCTTCAAAAACTACAGAAGAGGCAGCAAAAGAGCAGTATCAAATGGCCCAAGAGGGTGCTCGAAAAGAGGACAAAAGCGCTGCTA
The window above is part of the Williamwhitmania sp. genome. Proteins encoded here:
- a CDS encoding efflux RND transporter periplasmic adaptor subunit is translated as MKKNKRNLLVIAGIVAGIIILTIAGWILLKPVPLMVQGEVDATEIKVASKIPGRIAEILVKEGQAVRKGDTLIIINSPEIRAKMEQARAAQKAAGAQRDKADKGARPQEVEAAFNMWQKAKAGSELASKTYQRVKNLYNDGVVPLQKLDEAEANMKASKTTEEAAKEQYQMAQEGARKEDKSAATALWEQASGVVSEVQAYLDATVIKAPANGEVVTIISEDGELVGTGFPIITLVDLSDEWVTFNLREDLMPKVKMGMEISAIVPALGNKVIQIKVNYITALGEFATWHATKTSGDFDQKTFEVRAVPNEKVDGLRPGMSVLVNWDKLPVQNK
- a CDS encoding TolC family protein — encoded protein: MIRSKLWVLTTSFILVSMVVTQQSVAQEQAKDTLKLSFGEAILQMQSANQLIQAADQEVKQKQYEKQAAWGLYMPKVEITGAYTLLNDDIGLDLKETKQNLQSGITDFFSTIPPSAIGVLPQPWPTIMSQMPTQLAGALSAIPDKYVIQQKQFGMIAAGATLPIYAGGKIRTANKAAEVKVNQAKEKASEQSASLITELTTRYFGLCLAEDVIAVRQEVLEGMNQHVQQAESLVKNGMIADAEKLHAQVYQAEAYRALQGSQRDADVVRAALESTLGATGPVVTSSPLFLPTSIQDLDYFKKQALQNNSKLRQVAVNKQLADLNLKGELANYLPTIALTGTKDLYNKDVTNLVPDWFVAVGVKYTLFDGLARTRKVQAAKSIQRRVVDIQEKAENDVQVLITNLYSQLLKTNEQLVSIETSLKFSEEYLRVREKSFGEGYATSLDVVDAQLNLSKVKIDRLNLIYTYDITLAQLLEASGLSQQIQTYQTNAIQERYEKK